From the Erythrolamprus reginae isolate rEryReg1 chromosome Z, rEryReg1.hap1, whole genome shotgun sequence genome, one window contains:
- the SYNGR4 gene encoding synaptogyrin-4, with protein sequence MRKITSVLRDLSDHDMVHIFIQPQIVARTLGGVFSLVIFASLMTEGYQNLTTTSQLHCIFNDNGAACCYGITVGVLSFLHCLFFLGCDIYDTCITNHKLKYAILILDVTFSMTWTCLWFIGFCILTNQWNRSVHSYLLGTSAARTSIAFAFLSVPCWGYLAYLAVKNLCAEPPVPYKRTLDEGSVALTTLSTSTPTSLPNMGFPENVGAASYPSTPVPHRLTLMNTDD encoded by the exons ATGAGAAAAATTACTTCAGTCTTGCGGGACCTTTCGGACCATGACATGGTGCACATCTTCATACAACCTCAGATTGTTGCTAGAACACTAGGAGGG GTGTTTTCTCTGGTTATATTTGCTTCCTTGATGACTGAAGGATATCAAAACTTGACAACCACTTCCCAGCTACATTGTATTTTTAATGATAATGGGGCAGCCTGCTGCTATGGCATCACAGTTGGTGTACTTTCTTTTCTCCACTGTCTCTTCTTTTTGGGCTGTGATATCTATGATACTTGCATTACTAATCACAAACTCAAGTATGCTATTCTTATATTGGATGTTACTTTCTCTA tgaCATGGACATGCCTTTGGTTTATTGGATTCTGTATCCTAACCAATCAGTGGAACCGGTCAGTTCACTCCTACCTGCTGGGAACTAGTGCTGCACGGACTAGCATTGCCTTTGCCTTCCTTTCTGTTCCATGCTGG GGATACCTAGCCTATCTGGCTGTGAAAAACCTGTGCGCTGAGCCACCTGTGCCGTATAAGCGGACACTGGATGAAGGATCTGTTGCTTTGACCACCCTTTCTACATCCACCCCCACCTCTCTTCCCAATATGGGGTTCCCTGAAAATGTGGGTGCAGCTTCTTATCCATCCACTCCTGTACCCCATCGACTAACATTAATGAATACTGATGACTAA
- the KDELR1 gene encoding ER lumen protein-retaining receptor 1 has translation MNLFRFLGDISHLLAIIILLLKIWKTRSCAGISGKSQALFAIVFTTRYLDLFTNYISLYNTSMKVVYVACSYATVWMIYSKFKATYDGNHDTFRVEFLVIPTAVLAFLVNHDFTPLEILWTFSIYLESVAILPQLFMVSKTGEAETITSHYLFALGVYRALYLFNWIWRYQFEGFFDLIAIVAGLVQTILYCDFFYLYITKVLKGKKLSLPA, from the exons ATGAATCTATTCCGCTTCCTGGGAGACATCTCGCATCTGTTGGCTATAATCATCTTGCTGTTGAAAATTTGGAAGACCAGATCCTGTGCTG GGATCTCGGGGAAGAGCCAAGCTCTCTTTGCCATTGTCTTCACTACTCGGTACCTAGACCTATTTACAAACTACATCTCATTGTATAACACCTCCATGAAG GTGGTGTATGTTGCCTGTTCCTATGCTACCGTATGGATGATCTATAGCAAATTCAAAGCCACCTATGATGGCAACCATGATACCTTCAGAGTGGAATTCCTGGTTATTCCAACAGCAGTGTTAGCTTTCCTAGTAAATCATGATTTCACACCCTTAGAG ATTCTCTGGACCTTCTCCATCTACCTGGAGTCAGTGGCTATTTTGCCACAACTCTTCATGGTCAGTAAAACCGGTGAGGCAGAGACCATCACAAGTCATTATCTCTTTGCTTTGGGAGTCTACCGGGCCCTCTACCTGTTCAACTGGATTTGGCGCTATCAGTTTGAGGGGTTCTTCGACCTCATTGCCATTGTGGCTGGCTTGGTGCAAACGATACTATACTGCGATTTCTTCTACCTCTACATTACAAAAG TTCTAAAAGGCAAGAAGTTGAGTTTGCCTGCATAA